In a genomic window of Diorhabda carinulata isolate Delta chromosome 8, icDioCari1.1, whole genome shotgun sequence:
- the LOC130897036 gene encoding lysosomal alpha-mannosidase-like, with amino-acid sequence MVLRMIKKVVFVLVVSSIAVEGKAIRNDYDKDKVGCVVCHPLDENKINIHLIPHSHDDVGWLKTVDEYFYGLNTEAVGRTISVHNIISSVVQELLRNPDRRFIQVETSFFYKWWQEQDEYMRSSFKYLVDNGQIEIASAGWAMNDEACTNYQSTIDQFTLGLRKIEETVGKCGRPVVGWQIDPFGHSREHASILVQLGYSALFFARLDREDFKKRCSEHNLDFVWKSSDSLDDTNIFGSIFPDYSYNNPTNFCWDIACGDDQIVDNPDSVLYNINQKVEEFATVLDKYASYYDKNIKNILVTMGGDFLYQSAGFNYENMDKLIRGFKNHTKYNLVYSTPSCYMKAVHDTNPSLQLKTDDFFPYSDYPHAFWGGYFTSRPNIKRFERTGHNILQATKQLYAFNKDGIIDDGQIYDLKYAMGILQHHDAITGTERQTVTDDYVRILTAAIRKAEDPVGEIVSNLLNAKNNVKLDLSSCLLTNFSICSTSQNNDRFVVAVYNPLGWKTTHYLRLPVEGGQYLVNGPDGQEPYDVIESLSTFDFVDIKGEKPSSHELIFAAKDVPAMGLKLYHIEKISSTSTNSRETNKQLSGVFEIDENSNLLKRVTLNNITLDVNQNFYFYKSASDFDSSSGAYLFRPASTTPTPFSPAHLMTVFTGNLVEEIHQKWENENADIYQSIRYYKNENYLEFNWLVGNINIYNSNMGKEVISRFEISNFDNKNIFYTDSNGRQMMKRIKDERFDYKYNVSEEPIASNYYPVTSKIVMKDEEKNIQVTLLNDRSQGGSSLDKNQFELMVHRRLTMDDERGVGEILDESEFSLSIGMYARGSHYLMVGKTQGANENGKTTSAEERIFAHKTLLQPWVGLSPTDMTFEEMEKQIDFQYSALQAELPENINILSFEQWLDNSYLLRLEHILEKEEDPKLSKEVTINIKNLFKNIAISEITETTLGANVPLSEFSKTPRFEWNTLPEITSQSYTSNKLIGEDGSVTLNPMEIRTFIIS; translated from the exons ATGGTACTAAGAATGATTAAAAAAGTGGTATTTGTATTAGTTGTTTCTTCAATTGCTGTAGAAGGAAAAGCAATTAGAAATGACTATGATAAAGATAAAGTCGGGTGTGTAGTGTGCCATCCtttagatgaaaataaaataaatatacatctCATACCACATTCTCACGATGACGTAGGATGGCTGAAAACagttgatgaatatttttatggat TAAATACTGAGGCAGTAGGACGTACCATATCTGTTCACAATATTATTAGTTCCGTGGTACAGGAGTTGTTACGAAATCCAGACAGAAG GTTTATTCAAGTTGAGACATCATTTTTCTACAAATGGTGGCAAGAACAAGACGAATATATGAGATCATCGTTTAAGTATCTTGTGGATAACGGTCAAATTGAAATTGCGAGCGCTGGATGGGCAATGAACGATGAAGCCTGTACGAACTATCAATCAACTATCGATCAATTTACATTGGGGTTGAG GAAAATTGAAGAAACGGTTGGGAAATGCGGTAGACCAGTTGTCGGATGGCAAATAGATCCTTTTGGTCACAGCAGAGAACACGCTTCGATTTTAGTCCAACTTGGATACAGTGCTTTATTTTTTGCTAGGCTAGATCGAGAAGATTTCAAGAAAAGATGTTCTGAACATAATTTAGATTTTGTTTGGAAAAGCAGTGACAGTTtag aTGACACCAACATTTTTGGAAGCATTTTTCCTGATTATTCATACAACAATCCAACGAATTTCTGCTGGGATATTGCGTGTGGGGACGATCAGATTGTTGATAACCCGGATAGCGTCTTATACAATATAAATCAAAAG GTTGAAGAATTCGCTACAGTATTAGACAAATATGCTTCGTATTacgacaaaaatattaaaaacattttggttaCTATGGGTGGTGATTTCCTCTATCAATCTGCTggttttaattatgaaaatatggaCAAACTGATAAG AGGTTTCAAGAATCATACCAAATATAATCTGGTTTATTCTACGCCATCTTGTTATATGAAAGCCGTACATGACACCAACCCGAGTCTTCAATTGAAAACTGacgatttttttccatacagCGATTACCCACATGCTTTTTGGGGAGGTTATTTCACATCCAGACCAAATATAAAACGATTCGAGAGAACTGGGCACAACATATTACAA gCAACAAAACAATTATATGCTTTTAATAAAGATGGCATAATAGATGATGGACAAATATACGATCTCAAATATGCAATGGGTATCTTACAACATCATGATGCTATAACTGGTACAGAAAGACAAACCGTTACTGATGATTATGTTAGGATATTAACAGCTGCTATTAGAAAAGCAGAAGATCCTGTTGGGGAAATTGTGAG CAATCTTCTGAATGCAAAAAACAACGTGAAGTTGGATCTTTCATCATGTCTATTAACCAATTTCAGTATATGTAGTACTTCTCAAAACAATGATAGGTTTGTAGTTGCTGTCTATAATCCTTTAGGTTGGAAAACTACACATTACCTAAGACTTCCTGTTGAAGGTGGACAGTATCTCGTCAACGGACCAGATG GACAAGAACCTTACGATGTAATAGAGTCGCTCAGTACCTTCGATTTTGTTGACATAAAAGGAGAAAAACCAAGTTCGCACGAATTGATTTTTGCTGCTAAAGACGTTCCAGCGATGGGTTTGAAATTATACCACatcgaaaaaatttcaagtacaTCAACGAACAGTCgagaaacaaataaacaattatcGGGTGTTTTCGAAATAGACGAAAATAGCAATCTTTTGAAAAGGGTCACTTTGAATAACATCACTTTGGatgttaatcaaaatttttatttttataagagTGCCAGCGATTTTGACTCTAGTTCAGGAGCTTACTTATTTAGACCAGCATCTACTACACCGACACCTTTCTCACCTGCACACTTAATGACAGTTTTTACGGGAAACCTTGTAGAAGAAATTCACCAAAAATGGGAAAACGAAAATGCAGATATCTATCAAAGTATTAGATATTACAAAAACGAAAACTATCTGGAATTCAATTGGTTGGTTGGAAATATCAATAT TTATAATTCTAACATGGGAAAAGAAGTGATTAGCCGTTTTGAAATAAGTAActttgataacaaaaatatattctatactGATTCTAATGGTAGACAAATGATGAAACGAATAAAAGATGAACGATTTGATTATAAATACAACGTCTCCGAGGAACCGATTGCCAGTAATTATTACCCTGTTACTTCTAAGATTGTTATGAAAGACgaagagaaaaatattcaagttaCTCTTCTCAACGACAGATCGCAAGGTGGTTCGAGTTTAgacaaaaatcaatttgaacTTATG GTACACAGAAGATTAACTATGGATGATGAAAGAGGTGTGGGAGAAATTCTTGATGAAAGTGAATTTTCTTTATCGATTGGAATGTATGCAAGAGGATCTCATTATCTGATGGTGGGTAAAACTCAAGGAGCTAACGAAAATG GAAAAACGACATCGGCAGAAGAGCGAATATTTGCTCATAAGACGCTCCTACAACCGTGGGTGGGACTATCCCCAACGGATATGACCtttgaagaaatggaaaaacagATTGATTTTCAG tattcAGCATTGCAAGCAGAACTACcagaaaatattaacattttatcCTTTGAACAATGGTTAGATAACAGTTATCTTCTAAGACTAGAACATATTCTAGAAAAAGAGGAAGATCCCAAATTATCCAAAGAAGTCACGATTAATATTAAG aatttattcaaaaatattgctATAAGTGAAATAACTGAAACCACATTAGGAGCTAACGTACCATTAAGCGAATTTTCCAAAACGCCTAGATTTGAATGGAATACTTTACCCGAAATAACGTCTCAATCTTATACGTCAAATAAACTTATCGGAGAAGATGGATCCGTTACGCTCAATCCAATGGAAATTAGAACATTCATTATATCCTaa